The Planctomycetaceae bacterium genome has a segment encoding these proteins:
- a CDS encoding transglutaminase family protein, giving the protein MPIRVALHHQTEYRYDRRVAVGPQVIRLRPAPHCRTPITAYSLTIEPADHFINWQQDPHGNFLARVILHDKTDLFRVAVDLVAEMTVINPFDFFLEKAAEEFPFRYADELSHDLKPFLARSDWGATFDAYRAEVDLTPRRTMDFLVDLNLRLQEGIGYLIRMEPGVQSPEETLQKQSGSCRDSAWLLVQLLRSFGLAARFVSGYLIQLTPDVKPLEGPEGPPADFTDLHAWTEVFLPGAGWVGLDPTSGLLTGEGHIPLAATPIPQSAAPISGGVEKCECDFRFDMSVTRIHEDPRVTKPYSEEEWNRIDAVGGEVDARLKVNDVRLTMGGEPTFVSIDDQEGAEWNTAAVGHDKQRKSDELIRRLRDRFGPGGMLHYGQGKWYPGESLPRWAYSCIWRKDGEPVWKNADLLARPDTAADPAVDAVRAGTFLHELADRLEVDDHWIRPAYEDIYHMIELEQKLPVDLDPTEYDPDSTEDRRRLAMHLERGVGKPVGFVLPLTRAWWQAGSKWTSGPWPFRSRNLYLIPGDSPIGLRLPLESLPSGAAARSVRALDPFVGRDPLPGYAELRLASRQARRSAATPDVTIETQERPSSVGAGQESGEPVSQPQSTATNTYSVIPTALCVEPRNGRLYVFMPPTGTLEDYLELVAFVEETADGLNQPVVIEGYPPPTDHRIQTLKVTPDPGVIEVNVHPAADWQQLKEITLGVYEDARSTRLGTEKFQRDGRHTGTGGGNHLVLGGPTPADSPFLRRPDLLRSVLAFWNNHPSLSYLFSSLFIGPTSQSPRIDEGRADALYELEIAFRQVPDDGDVAPWLVDRLFRHLLVDITGNTHRAELCIDKLYSPDHAGGRLGLVELRGFEMPPHPRMSLTQQLLVRALVAAFWKYPYRENLIHWGTAIHDRFMLPYYLQQDLQRVVETIHRAGLDFDAAWFAPHVEFRCPRIGEFEQAGIHVEVRQAIEPWYVLGEEPGGGGMTRYVDSSLERVQVFVKGLFSDRYVVCCNGFILPLQSAAVRGEFVGGVRYRAWQPPSCLHPTIPVQTPLIFDIVDRWNGRSLGGCRYHVEHPGGLNPAALPVNALEAESRRATRFFRMGHTGGTVSPIAVQRSVDFPCTLDLRRV; this is encoded by the coding sequence ATGCCGATTCGCGTCGCTTTGCATCACCAAACGGAATATCGCTATGACAGACGAGTCGCCGTCGGCCCACAGGTCATTCGTCTGCGACCGGCACCGCACTGCCGTACACCGATTACGGCTTACAGTCTGACGATCGAACCCGCTGACCACTTCATCAACTGGCAGCAGGATCCGCACGGCAATTTTCTGGCTCGCGTGATCCTCCACGACAAGACGGATCTGTTTCGCGTGGCCGTGGATCTCGTTGCGGAAATGACGGTCATCAATCCGTTCGACTTCTTTTTGGAAAAGGCAGCGGAAGAGTTCCCGTTTCGTTATGCGGACGAGCTGTCGCACGACCTGAAGCCGTTTCTGGCCAGGAGCGATTGGGGTGCGACCTTCGACGCCTATCGTGCCGAAGTCGACCTGACACCGCGGCGGACGATGGACTTTCTGGTCGACCTGAATCTGCGCCTGCAGGAAGGCATCGGCTATCTGATTCGGATGGAACCGGGCGTGCAGAGTCCCGAAGAAACACTGCAGAAGCAAAGCGGATCGTGTCGCGATTCCGCCTGGCTGCTGGTGCAGTTGCTGAGAAGCTTCGGTCTGGCGGCTCGGTTTGTTTCCGGCTATCTGATTCAACTGACGCCGGACGTGAAGCCGCTGGAAGGACCGGAAGGACCGCCGGCGGATTTCACCGACCTGCACGCATGGACGGAAGTGTTTCTTCCCGGCGCCGGCTGGGTGGGGCTTGATCCGACTTCCGGACTGCTGACCGGCGAAGGGCACATTCCCCTGGCGGCGACTCCGATTCCACAGTCAGCCGCTCCGATTTCCGGCGGTGTGGAAAAATGCGAATGCGATTTTCGCTTCGACATGTCCGTCACTCGCATTCACGAAGATCCGCGAGTGACGAAGCCGTACAGCGAAGAGGAATGGAACAGGATTGACGCTGTCGGCGGCGAAGTCGATGCCCGACTGAAGGTCAATGACGTTCGCCTGACGATGGGCGGCGAACCCACGTTTGTATCGATCGACGATCAGGAAGGCGCCGAATGGAACACAGCCGCCGTCGGTCACGACAAACAGCGAAAGTCCGACGAACTGATTCGCAGACTTCGGGACCGGTTCGGTCCGGGAGGAATGCTGCACTATGGCCAGGGAAAGTGGTATCCCGGTGAATCGCTTCCCAGGTGGGCCTACAGCTGCATCTGGCGGAAGGATGGCGAACCCGTGTGGAAGAACGCGGACCTGCTGGCCAGACCGGACACGGCTGCCGATCCCGCCGTCGACGCGGTCCGCGCCGGCACCTTTCTGCACGAACTGGCGGATCGGCTGGAGGTCGACGATCACTGGATTCGTCCCGCCTACGAAGACATTTACCACATGATCGAACTGGAGCAGAAGCTGCCCGTCGATCTTGATCCGACGGAATACGATCCGGATTCCACGGAGGACCGGCGGCGGCTGGCCATGCATCTGGAACGCGGTGTGGGAAAGCCGGTCGGGTTTGTTCTTCCGCTGACTCGCGCGTGGTGGCAGGCTGGTTCCAAATGGACCAGTGGGCCGTGGCCGTTTCGGTCCAGGAATCTGTATCTGATCCCCGGAGATTCACCGATCGGATTGCGTCTGCCGCTGGAATCGCTGCCTTCGGGCGCGGCTGCCCGATCCGTTCGTGCTCTGGACCCGTTTGTCGGCCGCGATCCACTGCCCGGCTACGCGGAACTGCGGCTTGCGTCGCGACAGGCTCGCCGGTCTGCGGCGACGCCCGACGTGACGATCGAAACTCAGGAACGTCCGAGTTCCGTTGGCGCGGGTCAGGAATCGGGCGAACCTGTTTCGCAGCCCCAATCAACAGCCACGAACACGTACAGCGTCATTCCGACGGCGCTGTGTGTCGAACCTCGCAACGGCAGGCTGTATGTCTTCATGCCGCCGACCGGAACGCTGGAGGACTATCTGGAACTGGTCGCATTCGTCGAAGAAACCGCCGACGGACTGAATCAGCCCGTCGTAATCGAAGGATATCCGCCGCCGACCGACCATCGGATTCAGACTCTGAAGGTCACTCCGGATCCCGGCGTGATTGAAGTCAACGTCCATCCGGCCGCCGACTGGCAGCAGTTGAAGGAAATCACGCTGGGCGTCTACGAGGATGCTCGCAGTACTCGGCTGGGGACGGAGAAGTTCCAGCGGGACGGACGTCATACCGGCACCGGCGGCGGCAACCACCTGGTGCTCGGCGGGCCGACTCCCGCTGACAGCCCGTTCCTGCGCCGTCCCGATCTGCTGCGAAGCGTGCTTGCTTTCTGGAACAACCACCCGTCGCTGAGCTATCTGTTTTCGAGCCTGTTCATCGGACCGACAAGCCAGTCACCGCGGATCGATGAGGGCCGTGCGGATGCGCTGTACGAACTGGAAATTGCGTTTCGGCAGGTGCCTGACGACGGCGATGTTGCGCCGTGGCTGGTGGACCGGCTGTTCCGGCATCTTCTGGTCGACATCACAGGAAACACGCATCGCGCCGAACTTTGCATCGACAAGCTGTATTCGCCGGATCACGCCGGAGGCCGCCTGGGCCTGGTGGAACTGCGGGGCTTTGAAATGCCGCCGCATCCGCGCATGAGCCTGACTCAGCAGTTGCTTGTAAGAGCGCTGGTGGCAGCGTTCTGGAAATACCCGTACCGCGAGAACCTGATTCACTGGGGCACCGCGATTCACGACCGCTTCATGCTGCCGTACTACCTGCAGCAGGACCTGCAGCGCGTGGTGGAAACGATCCACCGCGCGGGACTGGATTTTGACGCGGCCTGGTTTGCTCCGCATGTCGAATTCCGCTGTCCGCGAATCGGTGAATTCGAACAGGCGGGCATCCACGTCGAAGTGCGGCAGGCCATTGAACCCTGGTACGTGCTTGGCGAAGAACCCGGCGGCGGCGGAATGACGCGGTATGTGGATTCCTCGCTGGAACGGGTTCAGGTGTTCGTCAAAGGGCTGTTTTCCGACCGGTACGTCGTGTGCTGTAACGGCTTCATTCTGCCACTGCAGTCGGCAGCCGTTCGGGGAGAATTCGTCGGCGGCGTGCGCTACCGGGCGTGGCAGCCGCCAAGCTGTCTGCATCCGACAATCCCCGTGCAGACTCCCCTGATCTTCGACATTGTGGATCGCTGGAATGGACGGTCGCTGGGCGGATGTCGCTATCATGTGGAACATCCGGGCGGGCTGAATCCCGCCGCGCTTCCGGTGAACGCCCTGGAAGCCGAGAGTCGCCGGGCGACAAGGTTCTTCCGGATGGGGCACACCGGAGGGACAGTTTCGCCCATCGCGGTGCAGCGTTCGGTCGATTTTCCGTGTACGCTGGATCTGCGTCGGGTGTAG
- a CDS encoding circularly permuted type 2 ATP-grasp protein, with protein sequence MTTGLVEESLSEIRFPCPDSVYNEVYAQGNQPRGQWQALLKSLSSLKRQDFARRNQQANRQLKENGVTFNVFSDHATSSRLWNLDLIPCMQDEKEWAELQAGLNQRATILNQVILDLYGEQQLIRRQILPRELIFANPAYLRPFCGLRPASADSHPLFLYAAELGRSPSGHWWVMADRSEAPAGAGFALENRIVTARSLPGIIQQIGVHRLAPFFLNLRESLVRKAGRDPDNARVVILTSGPSHPYYFEDVYLARYLGYLLVEGGDLAVRDDQVFLKTLSGLLPVDVILSRGTESGIDPLELGGGASHGIPGLLQAIRRGNVVVTNHPGCGLVEAPVFMAFLPQLCRHFLSEDLKLPSIATWWCGDPDSKALVLDRLESLVIKPAFVHSGGREIFVDQLTADERARLLHDIEAEPYRFIAQECIRRSAVPVWTEDGIECGHVAMRTFLVESAGQYELMPGGLIRIAPDAAPMALSVSAGISSKDLWVCGRDVEESVSLLLPTDQPAVLKRTSAMFPSRVADNLFWLGLSIERCDVLCRQIRGIADRLLNDDQTDLPEIRMLARALADQGQLEPGFVVDGLGSGLPGLVEALPAAVFDRDESGGLCAAVSEVARLTSLVRDWLSPDTLRRSLFATEEFMSTASASWYDLSDVISVTNDLIGNLAAVSGLITDGMIRGPSWLFLDFGRCMERARGNARLILSASESGGLASEANLRTLLEILDSQMTYRTRYRNQLQPNAVLDLLVTDETNPRSLAFLVSQMVHHVGQLPDREPTPLRSVENQLVMHSAHMVRMITGEQLAQRPPMHIRRVLQDVLKNLEQLSEALTRKYLVHSMAPRQINEFPGVVL encoded by the coding sequence ATGACGACCGGTTTGGTGGAAGAATCTCTGAGCGAGATCCGTTTCCCGTGTCCTGACTCCGTTTACAACGAGGTCTATGCGCAGGGAAATCAGCCCCGCGGACAGTGGCAGGCACTGCTGAAAAGTCTGTCGTCACTGAAGCGGCAGGACTTTGCTCGCCGTAACCAGCAGGCCAACCGGCAGTTGAAGGAAAACGGCGTCACCTTCAATGTCTTTTCCGACCATGCCACATCCAGTCGGTTGTGGAACCTGGATTTGATTCCCTGCATGCAGGATGAGAAGGAATGGGCGGAACTGCAGGCCGGTCTGAACCAGCGTGCCACAATTCTGAACCAGGTGATTCTGGACCTTTACGGCGAACAGCAGCTCATCCGCCGTCAGATTCTGCCCCGCGAACTGATCTTCGCGAATCCGGCCTACCTGCGGCCCTTTTGCGGGCTGCGACCGGCGTCCGCCGATTCTCATCCGCTGTTCCTGTATGCGGCGGAACTGGGACGGTCGCCGAGCGGTCACTGGTGGGTGATGGCGGACCGCAGCGAGGCTCCGGCCGGTGCCGGCTTCGCACTGGAGAACCGCATCGTCACGGCTCGTTCGCTGCCCGGCATCATTCAGCAGATCGGTGTTCATCGGCTGGCACCGTTTTTTCTGAACCTTCGCGAATCGCTGGTCCGGAAAGCCGGCCGTGATCCGGACAATGCCCGGGTAGTGATCCTGACGTCCGGCCCGTCGCATCCGTACTATTTCGAAGACGTTTACCTGGCCCGCTACCTCGGATACCTGCTGGTCGAAGGCGGAGACCTTGCGGTTCGCGACGATCAGGTGTTTCTGAAAACGCTGTCCGGGCTGCTTCCGGTGGACGTGATCCTGTCACGCGGAACGGAGTCGGGTATCGATCCTCTGGAACTCGGAGGAGGAGCATCTCACGGCATTCCCGGACTGCTGCAGGCAATTCGGCGCGGAAACGTGGTGGTGACGAATCATCCAGGGTGCGGTCTGGTCGAAGCGCCGGTGTTCATGGCTTTTTTGCCTCAGTTGTGCCGCCACTTTCTGTCGGAAGACCTGAAGCTGCCGTCGATCGCTACGTGGTGGTGCGGCGATCCCGACAGCAAGGCACTGGTACTTGACCGGCTGGAGTCGCTGGTCATCAAACCGGCATTTGTCCACAGCGGAGGCCGTGAGATCTTTGTCGATCAGTTGACCGCCGACGAACGAGCCCGGCTGCTGCATGACATCGAAGCCGAACCGTATCGCTTCATCGCTCAGGAATGTATTCGCCGGTCCGCCGTCCCCGTCTGGACGGAAGACGGCATCGAATGCGGACACGTCGCGATGCGGACGTTTCTGGTGGAATCCGCCGGACAATACGAACTGATGCCCGGTGGTCTGATTCGCATCGCGCCGGACGCCGCACCGATGGCGCTGTCTGTATCCGCCGGAATCAGCAGCAAGGACCTGTGGGTCTGCGGCCGCGACGTGGAAGAATCCGTTTCCCTGCTGCTGCCAACCGACCAGCCTGCCGTGCTAAAGCGTACCAGCGCGATGTTTCCCAGCCGGGTCGCCGACAACCTGTTCTGGCTTGGGCTGTCGATTGAACGCTGCGACGTTTTGTGCCGGCAGATTCGAGGTATCGCAGACCGCCTGCTGAACGACGACCAGACAGACCTTCCCGAAATTCGAATGCTGGCCCGGGCTCTGGCCGACCAGGGACAACTGGAACCAGGCTTCGTCGTGGACGGACTTGGTTCAGGGCTGCCCGGACTGGTCGAAGCTCTTCCTGCCGCCGTTTTTGATCGCGATGAATCCGGCGGCTTGTGCGCAGCGGTTTCTGAAGTTGCGCGGCTGACGTCGCTGGTTCGTGACTGGTTGTCGCCGGACACGCTGCGACGATCGCTGTTCGCCACCGAAGAGTTCATGTCGACCGCCAGCGCGTCGTGGTACGACCTGAGCGATGTGATTTCCGTCACGAACGATCTGATCGGAAACCTGGCGGCGGTCAGCGGGCTGATCACAGACGGAATGATCCGCGGGCCGTCGTGGCTGTTTCTGGATTTCGGGCGCTGTATGGAACGAGCCCGGGGAAATGCTCGCCTGATTCTTTCTGCGTCGGAAAGCGGAGGCCTGGCAAGCGAAGCGAATCTGAGAACGCTGCTGGAAATTCTCGATAGTCAAATGACTTATCGCACGCGGTACCGCAATCAACTGCAGCCCAATGCCGTTTTGGATCTGCTGGTCACTGACGAGACAAATCCCCGGTCGCTGGCGTTTCTGGTCAGTCAGATGGTGCATCATGTGGGGCAGTTGCCGGATCGCGAACCAACGCCGCTGCGTTCCGTTGAGAATCAGCTTGTCATGCATTCCGCACATATGGTGCGGATGATTACCGGCGAACAACTTGCTCAGCGGCCGCCCATGCATATCCGGCGCGTGCTGCAGGACGTGCTGAAGAATCTGGAACAGCTCAGTGAGGCGCTGACTCGAAAGTATCTGGTTCACTCCATGGCTCCGCGACAGATCAACGAATTCCCCGGAGTCGTGCTGTGA
- a CDS encoding alpha-E domain-containing protein, with translation MLCRVAESVFWMSRYIERAENVARFIEVNSAIALGDRGTGSEQWAPLIRASGDETPFLERYNSFSRANVINFLLFDRDNPNSVVSCTMNARENARTIRENLSTAMWEAINRFYLRVQSARRDADAIIENPHSFLEQIKRSSHQVIGVTYATLSQGESWSFGVMGRLLERADKTSRILDVKYFILLPNASLVGTSVDVVQWSALLQSTSALQMYRRQYGRIVPRKVAEFLVLDRVFPRSLQFCVLHAEDCLRAISGTPPHAFSNAAEQVLGQLNARLNYARIDDIVNQGLHEFVDAFQTSLNAVGDAIYETFFDLATTGTQMQTQYQW, from the coding sequence ATGCTGTGCCGAGTGGCTGAATCCGTATTCTGGATGAGTCGGTACATCGAACGCGCGGAAAACGTGGCTCGTTTCATCGAAGTCAATTCGGCAATCGCGCTGGGTGATCGCGGGACAGGGTCGGAGCAATGGGCGCCGCTGATTCGGGCCAGCGGTGACGAAACACCATTCCTGGAACGCTACAACAGCTTCTCGCGGGCGAACGTGATCAACTTTCTGCTGTTCGATCGCGATAACCCGAATTCCGTCGTGTCATGCACGATGAATGCACGCGAGAACGCTCGCACAATTCGCGAAAATCTCAGCACGGCCATGTGGGAAGCCATCAATCGCTTCTATCTTCGCGTGCAGTCGGCTCGCCGCGACGCTGATGCCATCATCGAAAACCCTCACAGCTTTCTGGAGCAGATCAAACGTTCCAGTCACCAGGTGATCGGTGTGACCTACGCCACGCTGTCTCAGGGGGAATCGTGGAGTTTCGGAGTGATGGGCCGCCTGCTGGAACGGGCCGACAAGACGTCACGAATTCTGGACGTGAAGTATTTCATTCTGCTGCCTAACGCATCACTGGTGGGAACGTCGGTGGATGTGGTGCAGTGGTCCGCGCTGCTGCAGTCCACCAGTGCTTTGCAGATGTATCGGCGACAATACGGCCGGATCGTGCCCAGAAAAGTCGCCGAGTTTCTGGTTCTGGATCGTGTATTTCCCCGGTCGCTGCAATTCTGCGTGCTGCACGCGGAAGACTGCCTGCGGGCAATTTCCGGAACGCCGCCACATGCCTTCAGCAACGCGGCGGAGCAGGTTCTGGGACAACTGAACGCCCGCCTGAACTATGCCCGGATCGATGACATTGTGAATCAGGGGCTGCACGAGTTTGTCGACGCATTCCAGACGAGTCTGAATGCTGTCGGCGACGCAATCTACGAGACGTTTTTTGATCTGGCGACAACCGGGACTCAGATGCAAACCCAGTATCAGTGGTAA